A segment of the Candidatus Eisenbacteria bacterium genome:
GCGTCGGTCGTGATATCCGTCTTCGGAAAGTCGTACCGGAAGATGGAGTGCTTGACGGAGAGAAAGCCCTCGAGGTTGTACGTCTCGTTGCCGGACGTGGGCTCTGACCACTCCCGATTCACGCTCAATCCCGCGGTCGAGACCAGGTCGTTGCTGTTCGACTGGACGAGGTTGAGGCCCATGCCGGGGGCGAACAGGAGGCGGAGGTCGAGCCCCAGCTCGTCGTTCGCCTGCGCCGCCCCGGTCGCGACGGCGAAGAGGGGCCCCTCGAAGAGCCTGCTGTAGGAAAGGCTCAGGTCCTCCCGGCGCCGCGTCTCCTCGTCCTCCTGCGACGTGGCGATCGAGCTCATGTCCAGCTCCAGGAGCCTCGTGGGCGTCCTTCTTCGCACGTTGATGTCGGTGGTGAGCTGGGCGAGGGCGTTGGATTTCGTGTAGCTGAATCCGAGGCTGATGGATCCGTCGAGCTGTTGCCAGAAGGATGCCTCGAGCGGGGTGATCGCGACGACGATCTCCTGAGGCACGTCCGCGCGCGCTCCGGGGTCCAGCACCCGGAGGTGTCCGCCGCGCGACAGGGAAATCGCTCCGAAGTACTTCGCGCCGTCGTGATCCTCGACCCGGAACTGGTAGACGCTCACCAGCGAGTCGATGTCCTCCCACTCGATCTTGAGCGTTCCGATGTCGTCGGTGCCGAGCTGGAGGATGCCTCGGTCGAGGAGCTTGATCTCACCCGTGATGCGGTCGCCGTTGTTCAGGAACACGAGATCGGTCTTCGAGCGGGCGAGCGCGGGCGCGGTGAGAGAAACCAACGCGAGGAGGATCAGGAGCGCCGACAGTTGGGAGAGGGGGCGGCCGTCCACGGAGCGCGTCCTCGAGCGTGTGGGGTGGGGCATGGGGAGCGCAGGATATCGTTCCCGAAGGGCGGGGTCCATTTCGGGGTCAAGGTGCACGGAATTTGGCCGATCCATCGCCGGACCGGACCTCACGGCGCGCTGCGGCGCATGAACGCAACTCACGATTCTGCAGCGTCTTGCATTGACAGAGGCAAGTGGGACCTGCTTGACACAGGAGCTCCAGTTTGATAGTATCGGCAGGTTATTCTTCCGCCGTTCCGCAGTAGTCACATCTCGTAGGGGGCCACACGTATGAAGAGTCCGCGTATGAAATGGGCGGCCAACGCGCTGTTGTTCCTCATGGCCATCGGCGCGCTGGTCGGTGTTCAACTCCTCCAAGGTCCGGCCGTGGCCGGTCCGGGGAACGGCAACGCGACCGGTCATTGTGCGCCGGATCAGAGCGCTGTCTTCGGCAAGGACGAGGATGGTCCCGAGTACAAGCTGTGCGGAAACATCACGGCCGTCTGGATCAAGGGTGGGACGGACTGCTTCGGCCCGTACACCGGAGACGTGACGACGAGCTGCTACTCGATCGACTTCGATAACGGCTGCGTCACGGTCACCAAGGTCGGCCCGGGTCCGGTGTGCAAGGGAGTCTCGCACATCGAGGCGACCGGAACGCCTGGCCCCTCGCCGTCGCCGACGCCGAAGCCCAGCCCGAGCCCGTCGCCGACCCCGAGCCCGACTCCCAAGCCGAGCCCGAGCCCGTCGCCGACCCCGAGCCCGACTCCCAAGCCAAGCCCGAGCCCGGAGCCTACGCCGAGCCCGAGCCCGTCGCCCACGCCCAAGCCGAGCCCGGAGCCCACGCCCGAGCCGAGCCCCGAGCCGACGCCGAAGCCGAGTCCCGAGCCGACGCCCAAGCCGAGCCCGGATCCGAAGTAGGCGCGAGGTAGTCGCTCCCACCGGGAGCGTTGAATCAAGCCCGGCCTGGAGGTCCTGCGAGACCTCCTCGCCGGGCTCTTCTTTTGTCTCGGGAGAAGTCGGCGCTCGCTAGCGCCAGCTCGGAAGCCACAACCGAAGCCCGAAGGCTTCGTTCGTGAGCGGCACCGCCGCGTAGATGGGGTAGAAGAACACGAAGAAGGCTGCCACGAGGAGGACGTAGACCGCGCACACCGAACGGCCGCGGGCGCCTCGGTCCCACAGCATTCCCAGGACCGCCGCCACCGCGATGGTGCCGAACGGCGTCGCCGGCAGGAAGTGGTACGCGAACGCGATCCGCGGAACGAGCCCCCAGGGGAGCCACTGGCCGAAGAACCCGATGAGGAGCACGAGCCAGGCCGGGTCCCTCCGGCGCCACCAGACGAGGACCATCGCGGCGGCGGCCGGCACGAATGCCACGCTGAGGAACGGATTGCTGCCCGCGTAGATGTTCGCGATCCAGCCCTCCAGATACGCGACGTAGTACCACACGGGCCGCTGCGCGAGAGGCCACGACCACCAGGCGGAAGCGTAGTCGTGCGACTCCTTGAGGTTGCTGTGATACCAGAGGGTCTGCCGCTGGAGCTCGACGAACTGGGACAGGTCGTGGCCGAGCGCGAAGAACTGGATGTACGACGCGAGGTACAGCACGGCGGGAATCGCGACCAGGCTCAGCGCGACGAAGACGAGCCTCTCCGCCGCTCCCGCGAGGCGGCTTCCGGCCGTCGCGGCCCGGGCCGACCAGCCTCGCCGAAGCTCGAGGATCAACACGGCGATTCCCACGCACGCGGCGGGGTATGCGGCGCTCCACTTCGTGGCGATCGCGAGGCCCAGGAACACACCCGTGAACGCCAGCTCCCGAGCGTCCGTCTGGGAGCTGGTGAGGTAGCGATGGAAGAAGAGGAGGGCGGCCATCATGAAGAACGTGCCGAAGATGTCCAGCATGGCGGTCCGTGACTGGACGAAGTAGAGCCCGTTCAGGATCAGGAAGATCGCCGTGAGGAGCGCGATCCCTCGGCGGCGCGTGAGCCGCAGCGCGAGGAAGTACGCGAGCACGATTCCGGCCGCGCCGAAGATCGCGGGCGCGAACCTCCAGCCGAACGAGTGATCTCCCCAGATCGCGATTCCGCCCGCGATGAGGAGAACACCCATGGGCGGGTGGTTCCACATGTACGCGACCCCCTCGCGCGGGGCGGTCGTGTTCCAGAGATACGCGTCGGGGTTCGCCTTCACGTACTCCCCGGCCGTGTACGCGTGATACACCTCGTCGTAGATGTACCGCTCCGGAATGGCGAGGCGATGGGCGTAGAGCGCCAGCGCCGCGGCGAAGAGGAGCCCTGGAACCAGGTCCTGGAGGATGCGCCAGGCGAGCGGACGAGGCGCCGCGGCGGGCTCGGTCACGCGCCCGGCTCCGGGTCCGCCGCGGGGGCGTACTCGGTCACGAAGTAGAGCGGCCGCCGCTTCGTCTCGTCGAACATGCGGCCCAGATACTCGCCCAGGATTCCGATCGTCACGAGCTGAACGCCTCCCAGGAACAGGATCACGACCATGAGCGACGGATACCCGCGCACGTCTTCTCCGAACGCGATCGTCTTGTACACGATCCAGATGGCGTAGAGCAACGCGCCCACGGCGACGAGGATCCCGAGATAGCTCGCGAGCTTGAGCGGCGCCGTCGAGAAGGAGGTGATTCCCTCGATCGCGAAGTTCCAGAGCCCCCAGTAGTTCCACTTCGTCTGGCCGGCGTGGCGAGGGCTGCGGTCGTACGGGACCGCCTTCTGCGGGTAGCCGACCCAGGCGTAGAGGCCCTTCATGAACCGATGCTGCTCGCGGAGCGCCTGCAGGGAGTCGAGCGCGCGCCGGCTCAGGAGCCTGAAGTCCCCGGTGTCGGCCGGAATCTTCACGCGCGTGAGGCGCTGGATCACGCGGTAGAAGGCGAAGGCGGTGGCCTTCTTGAACCAGGTCTCGCCCTCGCGCACCCTTCGCTGCGCGTACACGACATCGAAGCCCTCCCCGTAGCCGGCGAGCAATTCCGGGATCAGCTCGGGCGGGTCCTGAAGATCCGCGTCGATGATCACGACCACGTCCCCCTTCGCGTGATCGAGGCCCGCCGTGAGCGCGATCTCCTTGCCGAAATTCCGGCTCAGGTCGACGATCGCGACGCGCGGATCGTGCGAGCGGAGGCGCTTCATCACCCCGAGCGTTCCGTCGGTGCTGCCGTCATTGATGTAGACGATCTCGGATCGAAGGGGGAGCTTGCCGAGCACCGCGGAGACGCGGGAGTGGAATTCGTCGAGGACCACTTCCTCGTTCATGGTGGGAACCACGACCGAGAGGAGACGCGCATGGCGCGGCTCGGGATGGCGGACGGGAGCGGGTTCCGTCATACGGCCGCATTGTACGCGAAGCTCTGGAGGAGGTTGGAGAGAAACCGGTACCGCGGAGGACGGGCGAGCTACTCCCCTCGCTGGAGCCTTTCGTACCCGCCCGCGTTCATCACGTTCGTGAAGCCGAGGCGCTCCAGCGCCTTCTTCGCCTGGTTCGATCGGTTGCCCGTGCGGCAGTAGAGAACGATCGCGCGGGTCTTGTCGTCGCCCAGCTCCGAGGCGCGAGCCGCCATGTGATCGTGGGGGATCAAGAGCGCCCCTTCGAGATGTCCCTGATCGAACTCCGCCTTCGTGCGGACGTCGACGAGGAGCGCCCCGGAGCGAATCGCGGCCCAGGCGTCGGCCGTCGGGATGGGAGCGGTCGCGGCGGCGCTCGCTTCCGGTGGGGGCACGGAAGGGAGTGCGGCGACGGAGTCGCCCGGAGGGGTCGCGCCGTGTGGAGCGGCGGCGTCCGTGGGTGCGGACTTGTGGGCGTTGCTCGAACAGGCCGTGAGGACGACGAGCAGCAGCATCGCCCTCCATCCTGGACGCATGAGATCCAGTTTCGCCGACGTACGCATCACGCGAATCCGATCTGCTTCAGAAGCGCTCCCCACCGAGGATCGCCGTGGAGCGGCCGGAACACCGGCTCGTATCGGATCTGCCACAGACCGGCGTCCCGCTGCTGCCTTGCGCGCTCGAGCCAGTTCAGCGACGAGTCCACATCGCCATAAGCGGCGTAGATGGCCCCGATCTGATACGCGGCTTCCACCGCGTAGCGTTCCTCCAGCTTCCGGAACGCGTCCCTGGACTCCGCTTGGCGGCCCGCCCGGTGATGCAGGTAGGCCAGGGCGGTGAGCTTCGCCCATTCGGCCGGTTCGAGATTCGCCTCCGCGAGCGCCTCGTCGTACCTCCCATCGTTGGCAAGAATGAAGGCCAGCACCATACGGGACCCGACCCGAGAGGGCGCCAGCTCCAGAGCCTTCCGTAACGACGCCTCTGCCTCGGCATGCCGCTCCATCACTCGGTACAGTTGGCCGACCGCGGAGTACCCGCCGGCGTTCAGCGGGTCCAGCTGGATGGAGGCGAGGAAGAGCGGCTCCGCCTCGTCGAACTTCCCCCGGTAGTTCATCAACAGCGACGCGGCCGTTCGCATGGCCAGCGCATTGCCGGGCGCGAGCTCCATGGCGCGGCGAGCGGACCGCTCCGCGCCCTCCCGGTCCCAGTCGTACGTTCTCTGGATGGTCGAAAGCACCGCGTGCGCCTCGAAGAAGTCCGGCTCGGCTTCCAGCGCGCGCGTGACCGCTTCCCGGGCTTTCCGGAACCCCACGTCGACCGGCTCCCATCCATACCCTCCGCAGTTCACGCGAGCCCGCGCCAGCTCGGTCCAGGCCGCGGCGTGCGTTGGATCGAGCGCCAGCGCCTCCTCCAGGTACCGGATGCCCTTGAACGCGTCCTCCGGGTTGATGCGGTCGATCAGGAACTTGCCCTGGAGATAGAGCCGGTGCGCCTCGGGACTCCTCCCGTGTCCCTTCGCGGCGGCCGCCACCTCGGCGCGCGCCTTCCCGCTCGCCTCCGAGTCGGGCGCCTCTCCGAGGAGCGTCGTCCGGAGCTCTTTCACGACGGACTGGGCAATGTCGTCCTGCACGGCGAAGATGTCCTCGAGGGACCGGTCGTAGGTCTCGGACCAGAGCTGGACGCGGTCGGCGGCCTTGATGAGCTGCACCGAGATCCGCACCCGGTTACCCGCCTTGCGGACGCTCCCGTCCAGGAGCGTCGCCACGTTCAGCTTCTCTCCGATCATGGCGAGGTCCTCGTTCTTCCCCTTGAACTGGAACGAGGACGCGCGCGCCGCCACGCGGAGGCCGCGGATCTTCGTGAGCACGTTCAGGAGCTCGTCGGCGAGCCCGTCCGAGAAGTACTCGTCCTCCTCGCCGCGGCTCCGGTTCACGAAGGGGAGCACCGCGATCGAAGGCACGTCCTGGCCCGGCACGACGGACGCGGCCGGTCCCGAGGCCGACGAGGCGCGCGAGGCGGGCGAGGGAGTCGGGGTCGCGGGAGTTCCGGGGCGTGACGCCGGTGAGGATGCGGGCGAGGAGTGGGTCCCGTCCGCCTGCGAAGGCGGAGACGGGGCCGCGCTCGCCGCCACGCCCGATTCGGTCTCCCGTTTCACGTAGCGTAGCTCGTTCATCACGTCGCGCGCCGTCTGGAACCGGTCCTTCGGGTGCTTTTCCAGGCATCGCGCGATGATCCGGTTGAGATCGCGCGGAAGGTCCGCGCGCAGGCTCACCACCGAGGCGGGCACGTCCCGGAGGATCGCGGAGCTCACGTCCGCGGGCGTGGCGCCGACGAACGGTCGGCGCCCCGTCGCGAGCTCGTACAGGATGATCCCGAGCGCGAAGAGATCGGAGCGGGCGTCCACGATCTCGCCTCGGATCTGCTCCGGGGCCATGTAGGGCACCGTGCCGAGCACCTGGCCGGCGCCCGAGATCGGTCCGGCGCTGACGCCCACGGTGGCCCCGAGCTCGGGACCTTCCTCCGACGCGATCTTCGCCAGTCCGAAGTCGAGCACCTTGATCCATCCGTCGTGCGTGACCATCACGTTCCCGGGCTTGAGGTCGCGGTGCACCACGCCGCGATCGTGCGCGGCAGACAGCGCTCCGGAGAGCGGGATCGCGAG
Coding sequences within it:
- a CDS encoding rhodanese-like domain-containing protein encodes the protein MLLLVVLTACSSNAHKSAPTDAAAPHGATPPGDSVAALPSVPPPEASAAATAPIPTADAWAAIRSGALLVDVRTKAEFDQGHLEGALLIPHDHMAARASELGDDKTRAIVLYCRTGNRSNQAKKALERLGFTNVMNAGGYERLQRGE
- a CDS encoding protein kinase, with product MTLTTGTRLGTYQITGALGAGGMGEVYRARDTRLGREVAIKVLPAAVSASPDRLARFEREARTVAGLSHPNIVTLFSVEEEEGTRFLTMELVEGRSLDQVIVPGGLPLARVLELAIPLSGALSAAHDRGVVHRDLKPGNVMVTHDGWIKVLDFGLAKIASEEGPELGATVGVSAGPISGAGQVLGTVPYMAPEQIRGEIVDARSDLFALGIILYELATGRRPFVGATPADVSSAILRDVPASVVSLRADLPRDLNRIIARCLEKHPKDRFQTARDVMNELRYVKRETESGVAASAAPSPPSQADGTHSSPASSPASRPGTPATPTPSPASRASSASGPAASVVPGQDVPSIAVLPFVNRSRGEEDEYFSDGLADELLNVLTKIRGLRVAARASSFQFKGKNEDLAMIGEKLNVATLLDGSVRKAGNRVRISVQLIKAADRVQLWSETYDRSLEDIFAVQDDIAQSVVKELRTTLLGEAPDSEASGKARAEVAAAAKGHGRSPEAHRLYLQGKFLIDRINPEDAFKGIRYLEEALALDPTHAAAWTELARARVNCGGYGWEPVDVGFRKAREAVTRALEAEPDFFEAHAVLSTIQRTYDWDREGAERSARRAMELAPGNALAMRTAASLLMNYRGKFDEAEPLFLASIQLDPLNAGGYSAVGQLYRVMERHAEAEASLRKALELAPSRVGSRMVLAFILANDGRYDEALAEANLEPAEWAKLTALAYLHHRAGRQAESRDAFRKLEERYAVEAAYQIGAIYAAYGDVDSSLNWLERARQQRDAGLWQIRYEPVFRPLHGDPRWGALLKQIGFA
- a CDS encoding glycosyltransferase family 2 protein — protein: MTEPAPVRHPEPRHARLLSVVVPTMNEEVVLDEFHSRVSAVLGKLPLRSEIVYINDGSTDGTLGVMKRLRSHDPRVAIVDLSRNFGKEIALTAGLDHAKGDVVVIIDADLQDPPELIPELLAGYGEGFDVVYAQRRVREGETWFKKATAFAFYRVIQRLTRVKIPADTGDFRLLSRRALDSLQALREQHRFMKGLYAWVGYPQKAVPYDRSPRHAGQTKWNYWGLWNFAIEGITSFSTAPLKLASYLGILVAVGALLYAIWIVYKTIAFGEDVRGYPSLMVVILFLGGVQLVTIGILGEYLGRMFDETKRRPLYFVTEYAPAADPEPGA
- a CDS encoding phospholipid carrier-dependent glycosyltransferase, with the translated sequence MTEPAAAPRPLAWRILQDLVPGLLFAAALALYAHRLAIPERYIYDEVYHAYTAGEYVKANPDAYLWNTTAPREGVAYMWNHPPMGVLLIAGGIAIWGDHSFGWRFAPAIFGAAGIVLAYFLALRLTRRRGIALLTAIFLILNGLYFVQSRTAMLDIFGTFFMMAALLFFHRYLTSSQTDARELAFTGVFLGLAIATKWSAAYPAACVGIAVLILELRRGWSARAATAGSRLAGAAERLVFVALSLVAIPAVLYLASYIQFFALGHDLSQFVELQRQTLWYHSNLKESHDYASAWWSWPLAQRPVWYYVAYLEGWIANIYAGSNPFLSVAFVPAAAAMVLVWWRRRDPAWLVLLIGFFGQWLPWGLVPRIAFAYHFLPATPFGTIAVAAVLGMLWDRGARGRSVCAVYVLLVAAFFVFFYPIYAAVPLTNEAFGLRLWLPSWR
- a CDS encoding DUF481 domain-containing protein; this encodes MDGRPLSQLSALLILLALVSLTAPALARSKTDLVFLNNGDRITGEIKLLDRGILQLGTDDIGTLKIEWEDIDSLVSVYQFRVEDHDGAKYFGAISLSRGGHLRVLDPGARADVPQEIVVAITPLEASFWQQLDGSISLGFSYTKSNALAQLTTDINVRRRTPTRLLELDMSSIATSQEDEETRRREDLSLSYSRLFEGPLFAVATGAAQANDELGLDLRLLFAPGMGLNLVQSNSNDLVSTAGLSVNREWSEPTSGNETYNLEGFLSVKHSIFRYDFPKTDITTDATVYPSLTSWGRVRAEIDISASREIVSDFTFVLSFYDSYDSDPPAEGATRNDYGIVTSVGWTF